From Paracoccus sediminicola:
TATAGCTGATCGTGTTCGTGGCCTCGTCGAAGAAGGCCTGGACCTCGGGTTTGATGGTCATGTCCACGGGGTATGTCATGGTTTTCTCTCCTTGAATGGTGCGGTGCCTCAGGATGCGACGCGCGGTTGCCCCAGCGACGCGAAGACGCGGCGCAGCCAGAAACCGACTATGACTGCGGCCAGGAACAGGGCAACTTCCCAGCGCCCGGTTCCGAGGGCCGGAATGGCCGCGCCCGGGCAGAAGCCGGCGATGCCCCAGCCGATGCCGAACAAGGCCGACCCACCGACGAGCTTCATGTCGATGTCGGTTCCGGTGGGAACCTGGAAACGACCGCCGAAGAGCGGAGCATTGCGCCGCCATGCCAGTCGGTAGCCGATCGCCGCCACGAGCAGCGCTCCGCCCATGACGAAGGCCAAGCTCGCGTCCCAACTGCCCGCGAGGTCGAAGAAGTTCAGGACCTTGGCCGGGTCCATCATGCCCGAGAGGGCGATGCCGGTGCCAAAGACGACACCCGTGAAAAGTGCAAAGACAAGCTTCATTGATCAGCCTCCGAAAACATGGCGGATGAGAAAGACTGTGATCGCGGCCGTTGCCATGAAGGTGGGCACGGCGACCAGCGACCGGACCGACAGACGCGACAATCCGCAGACCCCGTGTCCCGACGTGCAGCCGGAGCCGAGGCTGGCGCCGAGCCCCACGATGACGCCGCCTACGGCGATCATCGCCGGGCTGACCGGAACCGTCAGGACCGGCATCGTGCCGGTCACCGCGAAGATGAGCACGGGTGCGACGACCATTCCGGCGATCAGCGCGAGCCGCCAGGTCATCTCTTCCCGGCTCTCCGCAAAGATCGCGCCCGACAGGACGCCGGTTGCGCCGAAGATCCGGCCGAGCCCGAGCATCAGAAGGACCGCGCCAAGGCCGATCAGCAGACCGCCGCCGAACGATGTGATCGGAGTGAACACAGTCTCCATCTCAGCAGTCCCGGCAGGTCTTGAGGCCGAGCATGGAATAGAGCGGGCACATCTTCATCAGCGACGTCGCGAGCATGACGACGCCGACGACGGCCGCACCATATTTGAACAGAGGCTCGGCGAAGAGCTGCAGACCGCTGAAGAAGGCGAGATAGAGCAGGACCAGCCCCAGCGCGGCGCGCAGGATACGGTCGAGGGTTCCGACATTGGTCGTCATGGCGTCCTCCGGACTTGAAAGTTGACCATGACTTATAAGTTTGGCGGCACCGCTTCAGTGATATTGTCACCCAGCGATGATTTTTCTTCGGCGATCAGCTATGCGCTGTCGGCAAGCTCCCGCAGGGCCGGCTTGTTGGTGAGCTCGATTCGTCCGCGCGAT
This genomic window contains:
- a CDS encoding YeeE/YedE family protein; protein product: METVFTPITSFGGGLLIGLGAVLLMLGLGRIFGATGVLSGAIFAESREEMTWRLALIAGMVVAPVLIFAVTGTMPVLTVPVSPAMIAVGGVIVGLGASLGSGCTSGHGVCGLSRLSVRSLVAVPTFMATAAITVFLIRHVFGG
- a CDS encoding YgaP family membrane protein: MTTNVGTLDRILRAALGLVLLYLAFFSGLQLFAEPLFKYGAAVVGVVMLATSLMKMCPLYSMLGLKTCRDC
- a CDS encoding DUF6691 family protein is translated as MKLVFALFTGVVFGTGIALSGMMDPAKVLNFFDLAGSWDASLAFVMGGALLVAAIGYRLAWRRNAPLFGGRFQVPTGTDIDMKLVGGSALFGIGWGIAGFCPGAAIPALGTGRWEVALFLAAVIVGFWLRRVFASLGQPRVAS